One stretch of Oncorhynchus tshawytscha isolate Ot180627B linkage group LG21, Otsh_v2.0, whole genome shotgun sequence DNA includes these proteins:
- the LOC112220968 gene encoding uncharacterized protein LOC112220968 isoform X1 has protein sequence MDAVTEVTGAGDRSGSAKSSSEVGLQQHVEGELSDIQDHFLRSFEQQVAASNPVAQGEGEGSRSTASLSEPYTALRNYSGAQMVTSTAEHRTQSTQVREEQSYTHTAYTHPSYAGQSNTHVAQVYMPQPEPSYTHTAHIEQCNTVTHPTNTHLPLSHTSPLPYSTPNSVQPNSALPPTSLPPSPGEERRVMTRRRLRGEINIQPIVRPKKCHGERNIDRTRLLIKKKKRIKKGYSMKTRNCKIVSGPLLDVDDVLLGVSVRTGEKLCQPEDAARETPTPQQTAQSGRSAEKIKSQKPQPVESRYTLGTERSLGKK, from the coding sequence ATGGACGCTGTTACTGAGGTGACCGGTGCGGGTGACCGTTCTGGAAGTGCCAAGTCTTCTTCAGAAGTTGGGCTGCAGCAGCATGTGGAGGGTGAGCTGAGTGACATCCAGGACCACTTCCTCAGGTCGTTTGAGCAGCAGGTGGCAGCATCCAACCCAGTggcacagggagagggagaggggtctCGGAGCACAGCCAGCCTCTCGGAGCCTTACACCGCTCTCAGGAACTATAGTGGAGCCCAGATGGTGACCAGCACAGCTGAACACAGAACTCAGAGCACTCAAGTCAGAGAAGAgcagagctacacacacacagcctatacaCACCCCTCTTACGCTGGGCAGAGTAACACACACGTGGCCCAGGTATACATGCCTCAACCAGAacccagctacacacacacagcccacataGAGCAGtgtaacacagtcacacaccccacaaacacacacctccctctctctcacacatcacCTCTTCCATACTCAACTCCTAACAGTGTCCAGCCCAACTCAGCTCTACCCCCTACCAGTCTGCCACCCAGcccaggggaagagaggagggtgatGACCAGAAGACGGTTGCGAGGCGAGATCAACATCCAACCTATAGTCAGGCCCAAGAAATGTCATGGGGAGAGGAACATAGACAGGACCAGACTACTAatcaagaagaagaagaggataaaGAAAGGGTACTCCATGAAAACGAGGAACTGCAAGATTGTGAGTGGTCCGTTGCTGGATGTGGATGATGTGTTGCTGGGTGTGTCTGTCCGTACAGGCGAGAAGCTATGCCAACCTGAGGATGCTGCCAGGGAAACGCCTACCCCCCAGCAAACTGCCCAATCAGGTCGGTCGGCTGAGAAGATAAAATCTCAG
- the LOC112220968 gene encoding uncharacterized protein LOC112220968 isoform X2 has product MDAVTEVTGAGDRSGSAKSSSEVGLQQHVEGELSDIQDHFLRSFEQQVAASNPVAQGEGEGSRSTASLSEPYTALRNYSGAQMVTSTAEHRTQSTQVREEQSYTHTAYTHPSYAGQSNTHVAQVYMPQPEPSYTHTAHIEQCNTVTHPTNTHLPLSHTSPLPYSTPNSVQPNSALPPTSLPPSPGEERRVMTRRRLRGEINIQPIVRPKKCHGERNIDRTRLLIKKKKRIKKGYSMKTRNCKIVSGPLLDVDDVLLGVSVRTGEKLCQPEDAARETPTPQQTAQSGRSAEKIKSQTKARPAAV; this is encoded by the coding sequence ATGGACGCTGTTACTGAGGTGACCGGTGCGGGTGACCGTTCTGGAAGTGCCAAGTCTTCTTCAGAAGTTGGGCTGCAGCAGCATGTGGAGGGTGAGCTGAGTGACATCCAGGACCACTTCCTCAGGTCGTTTGAGCAGCAGGTGGCAGCATCCAACCCAGTggcacagggagagggagaggggtctCGGAGCACAGCCAGCCTCTCGGAGCCTTACACCGCTCTCAGGAACTATAGTGGAGCCCAGATGGTGACCAGCACAGCTGAACACAGAACTCAGAGCACTCAAGTCAGAGAAGAgcagagctacacacacacagcctatacaCACCCCTCTTACGCTGGGCAGAGTAACACACACGTGGCCCAGGTATACATGCCTCAACCAGAacccagctacacacacacagcccacataGAGCAGtgtaacacagtcacacaccccacaaacacacacctccctctctctcacacatcacCTCTTCCATACTCAACTCCTAACAGTGTCCAGCCCAACTCAGCTCTACCCCCTACCAGTCTGCCACCCAGcccaggggaagagaggagggtgatGACCAGAAGACGGTTGCGAGGCGAGATCAACATCCAACCTATAGTCAGGCCCAAGAAATGTCATGGGGAGAGGAACATAGACAGGACCAGACTACTAatcaagaagaagaagaggataaaGAAAGGGTACTCCATGAAAACGAGGAACTGCAAGATTGTGAGTGGTCCGTTGCTGGATGTGGATGATGTGTTGCTGGGTGTGTCTGTCCGTACAGGCGAGAAGCTATGCCAACCTGAGGATGCTGCCAGGGAAACGCCTACCCCCCAGCAAACTGCCCAATCAGGTCGGTCGGCTGAGAAGATAAAATCTCAG